The following coding sequences are from one Bufo bufo chromosome 2, aBufBuf1.1, whole genome shotgun sequence window:
- the LOC120991607 gene encoding gap junction beta-1 protein-like: protein MAMSPEVFQEVETATCLLSGMSSVASRISRASLSVLFFIRFGILLLGYKTIWLDEERDFICNSTRLLCMPSCFDEFLPISSFNLFALQIVALLTHSLCVACLARSAIQAREGWLQAQLRRKKVQMNLHVIGLLSRMLIEVLFILTYFKVTEGFVHQKTIHCRSTLCEKSVICTDINSTVKNIFSLCLCAASATSAMVCLWELVASFQVMQNINQPASTTQVQWKKQHF, encoded by the coding sequence ATGGCCATGTCACCTGAGGTATTCCAGGAAGTAGAAACCGCTACTTGTCTCTTGAGTGGAATGTCCTCAGTGGCTTCAAGGATAAGTCGGGCAAGTTTATCAGTACTTTTCTTCATCCGCTTTGGAATTTTGCTGCTTGGATATAAAACAATATGGCTGGATGAAGAGAGAGATTTTATTTGCAACTCTACAAGGTTACTCTGCATGCCAAGCTGCTTCGATGAGTTCTTACCTATCTCCTCCTTCAACCTTTTCGCATTACAAATAGTGGCTTTGCTTACACACTCACTATGTGTGGCCTGCTTAGCTCGTTCCGCCATTCAGGCACGGGAAGGCTGGTTGCAAGCCCAGCTTAGGAGAAAGAAAGTACAGATGAACCTTCATGTAATTGGACTGCTAAGTCGGATGCTCATCGAGGTCCTCTTCATCCTTACATACTTTAAAGTTACAGAAGGGTTTGTGCACCAGAAGACAATTCATTGCCGCTCTACACTGTGCGAAAAATCCGTTATATGTACAGATATAAATTCAACTGTGAAAAATATCTTCAGCTTGTGTCTGTGCGCAGCGTCTGCCACCAGTGCCATGGTCTGCCTGTGGGAGTTAGTAGCCAGCTTTCAAGTCATGCAGAATATAAACCAACCAGCATCAACCACCCAGGTGCAATGGAAAAAGCAGCACTTCTAG